One part of the Calditrichota bacterium genome encodes these proteins:
- a CDS encoding endonuclease domain-containing protein, with product MPKNKIIPYNPKLKDLARTLRKNPTHAEKILWNAIRRKELGYEFHRQVPILNYIVDFYCHELMLAIEIDGVSHDSDEAKVSDQMRQREIEKYGIRFLRFRDEEVNENPDKVFEEIKKWIEENG from the coding sequence ATGCCAAAAAACAAAATCATCCCATACAATCCAAAACTTAAAGATTTAGCTCGAACCTTGCGCAAGAATCCGACTCACGCCGAAAAGATTCTCTGGAACGCAATTCGCAGAAAAGAGCTGGGATATGAGTTTCATCGACAGGTGCCTATTTTGAATTATATTGTGGATTTTTATTGCCACGAATTAATGCTGGCTATTGAAATTGACGGAGTGAGTCATGATTCTGATGAAGCCAAAGTAAGTGACCAGATGCGTCAAAGGGAAATTGAGAAATATGGCATCAGATTTCTGCGATTTCGCGATGAGGAAGTAAACGAAAATCCGGATAAGGTTTTTGAGGAAATTAAGAAGTGGATTGAGGAGAATGGGTGA